One window from the genome of Garra rufa chromosome 1, GarRuf1.0, whole genome shotgun sequence encodes:
- the LOC141342913 gene encoding uncharacterized protein, protein MAKVNNGLQPAAFEWSGEFQFPLESDAELDRFEAWLADPANDRQKHALVNTLSAVGGVDLKRVTWIILSYLFSCPLSRTINLKGVNKKRAFHRMTSRTLLSHLTALKEEREDLNETEEKYQFENLHDFVSGEKSFCSLESEKTSKQKSAQKTGTRSIFTCYQCGKSFKERGHLKSHMRIHTGEKPYSCKQCGKSFQQGHLKMHMRIHTGEKPYTCKQCGKSFTEKGKLNRHMRIHTEDKPYTCSQCGKGFNRKECLNIHMRVHMRQQGQLESHIKIYNREKPHRSPQSGKSCSESGNLEVHQNVHITGSLFTCQQCEKSFTRKLYLYIHMRVHTGEKPYTCKQCGNRFSQKGSLNRHMKIHNKENSNRSP, encoded by the exons ATGGCCAAGGTCAATAACGGCCTCCAACCAGCAGCCTTTGAGTGGTCCGGGGAATTTCAATTCCCCCTGGAATCAGATGCAGAGCTGGACCGCTTTGAGGCCTGGCTGGCGGACCCTGCCAACGATAGGCAGAAACATGCCCTT GTGAATACCCTGTCTGCTGTCGGGGGTGTGGATTTGAAGAGGGTGACCTGGATCATTCTGTCATACCTGTTTTCCTGCCCCCTTTCCCGAACAATTAATTTGAAGGGTGTGAACAAGAAGAGGGCCTTCCACAGGATGACATCACGGACCCTCCTCAGCC atctaacagcgctgaaagaggagagagaagatctaaatgaaactgaagagaaatatcagtttgagaatcttcatgatttcgtatctggagaaaagtctttttgttccttagagtctgaaaagacttctaaacaaaaaagtgctcagaagactggaactaggagtattttcacttgctatcagtgtggaaagagtttcaaagaaAGAGGACACCTTAAAagtcacatgaggattcacaccggagagaagccttactcttgcaagcagtgtggaaagagtttccaacaaggacaccttaaaatgcacatgagaattcacactggagagaagccttacacatgcaaacagtgtggaaagagtttcactgaaaaaggaaaacttaacagacacatgagaattcacactgaagataagccttacacatgcagccagtgtggaaagggtttcaatcgtaaagaatgccttaacattcacatgagagttcacatgAGGCAACAAGGACAACTTGAAAGTCACATAAAAATTTACAATAGAGAAAAGCCTcacagatcccctcagtctggaaAGAGTTGCAGTGAAAGTGGAAACCTTGAGGTTCACCAGAATGTTCACATTACAGggagcctttttacctgccaacagtgtgaaaagagtttcactcgtaaaCTATACCtttacattcacatgagagttcacactggagagaagccttacacatgcaaacagtgtggaaaccgtttcagtcaaaaaggaagccttaacaggcacatgaaaattcacaataaagagaattctaacagatccccttag